A genomic segment from Deltaproteobacteria bacterium encodes:
- a CDS encoding radical SAM protein, translating to MATRCNMRCDGCYYYNGEKQFTQENLDPKAWRDLFRQEKNRGITFVVLAGAEPSLVPDLLQACYDEIPLGCIATNGLNRIPESVGYKIHISVWGNDDTSFRIRKAKNLLKKQIDNYEGDPRAVFVYTFCKDTIDEAYEAAELLASHNCKITFNMFSAPLNYSGNLLHTPGTLDKVRNVMIDLMEKYPESVLFSYYNSVVHTHKNSLYQLFSCPYPRMNPSVAFGLGRSFRQYRTDLTWDRAAACCVPDTDCNDCRHYAAGSAIVTSKLSRHTGNAEIFKSWLDYVDTYLAVWVKGYDKGENLCSHIEQPPGF from the coding sequence GCATGGCGAGATCTTTTTCGTCAGGAGAAAAACAGAGGTATAACATTTGTGGTTCTTGCCGGAGCAGAGCCTTCTCTGGTCCCTGATCTGCTGCAGGCGTGTTATGATGAAATCCCCCTGGGTTGTATAGCTACAAACGGACTTAACCGTATTCCGGAATCAGTCGGATATAAGATACATATTTCAGTTTGGGGCAATGACGATACCAGTTTTAGAATCAGAAAGGCTAAAAACCTTCTTAAGAAACAGATCGACAACTACGAGGGAGACCCGCGCGCGGTTTTCGTCTACACTTTTTGTAAAGATACAATTGATGAAGCATACGAGGCTGCAGAACTCCTGGCATCACACAACTGCAAAATAACGTTCAACATGTTTTCCGCACCATTGAACTATTCGGGGAATCTGTTGCACACGCCGGGGACCCTGGATAAAGTCCGCAACGTGATGATAGATCTCATGGAAAAGTATCCGGAATCGGTATTATTCTCATATTATAATTCGGTTGTACATACCCACAAAAACAGCCTGTATCAGCTATTTTCATGTCCATATCCACGTATGAACCCGTCTGTTGCATTCGGACTCGGCAGATCTTTCCGTCAGTACAGAACTGATCTTACATGGGACAGGGCAGCGGCATGTTGTGTTCCGGATACGGATTGCAATGACTGCAGACATTATGCCGCAGGAAGTGCTATAGTTACATCAAAGCTGAGCAGACATACCGGGAATGCGGAGATCTTTAAATCATGGCTTGATTACGTGGATACGTACCTTGCTGTCTGGGTTAAAGGATACGATAAGGGAGAAAATCTTTGTTCCCATATTGAACAGCCGCCCGGTTTTTAA
- a CDS encoding 4Fe-4S cluster-binding domain-containing protein, protein MHTVSTLLSGEWKKRYNAISNLNIRSSIYDMTNKCNLRCKGCFFFSSDEHKLEEETDLGKWEKFVDKEKERGVNLAILIGGEPTLFLDRIGAFYKRIPTYCATNGLIKIPRDRFPDMMVGISLWGDENEEQVLRGKNTFGISLKNYKGDPYTYYLYTITPRQVGTGTIERIIKKISDAGLKVHLQLFSNDEEVEGFVWTPEILERARDEMDDMLERYSDTVISSKYYHKIITSGKMLDKTWGWMECPSVTEPMDTRDPQPKRLIRFIRWGADLKTTHRCCTSATRECSTCKDGAAHMSWVMVNKRAHMRSPEDFQHWVEVYEMFAKLYRFIPW, encoded by the coding sequence ATGCACACGGTAAGTACGCTTCTCAGCGGAGAATGGAAAAAACGTTATAACGCCATTTCTAACCTCAATATACGCAGCTCTATCTATGATATGACGAACAAGTGCAACCTGAGATGCAAAGGTTGTTTCTTTTTTTCCTCTGACGAACACAAACTGGAGGAGGAAACAGACCTCGGGAAATGGGAGAAATTTGTAGATAAGGAGAAAGAGAGAGGGGTGAATCTTGCGATATTGATCGGCGGAGAACCCACGCTCTTCCTTGACAGAATTGGGGCATTTTACAAACGCATCCCCACGTATTGCGCAACAAACGGCCTTATCAAAATTCCCAGGGACCGTTTCCCTGACATGATGGTAGGAATCTCCCTGTGGGGAGATGAAAACGAAGAACAAGTCCTGCGGGGTAAAAATACCTTTGGCATATCCCTGAAGAATTATAAAGGCGACCCTTATACGTATTATCTGTACACGATAACGCCCAGACAGGTTGGGACCGGTACGATTGAACGGATTATTAAAAAGATCTCGGATGCCGGGTTAAAAGTACATCTGCAGTTGTTCTCGAATGATGAGGAGGTGGAAGGCTTCGTGTGGACTCCAGAGATACTCGAGCGTGCACGCGATGAAATGGATGATATGCTGGAAAGGTACAGCGATACCGTTATATCCAGTAAGTACTACCATAAAATAATAACAAGCGGAAAGATGCTCGACAAGACATGGGGATGGATGGAATGTCCTTCTGTAACAGAGCCGATGGATACTCGTGACCCTCAACCCAAGAGGCTAATACGGTTCATAAGATGGGGAGCCGATCTAAAAACAACGCATAGGTGCTGCACATCAGCCACCCGTGAGTGTTCAACATGTAAGGATGGAGCCGCACACATGAGCTGGGTAATGGTAAATAAGCGGGCACATATGCGCAGCCCCGAGGATTTCCAGCACTGGGTTGAGGTCTATGAAATGTTCGCCAAATTATACCGCTTCATCCCGTGGTAA
- a CDS encoding beta-ketoacyl-[acyl-carrier-protein] synthase family protein — translation MKTPVPVVLGYDAVSPLGTVFEDQWNRAAEGQSGIGPLTRFPLRENFPVQIAGEVADVDVAPYPFLRPREMVHWKSPIFKYGMLVVHRTLKKIKLDITGELSPRIATTFSTAIGGLDAVLDADRTMVQSGQLPKPYVNPNSCINMVGGKISILTNATGPILTTVTACATGSTSMIIGAMLLQSGMADVAICGAVDFPLVESIVAGFATMNGAYQNSAESAPETPSLASRPFSINRRGFIISEGAGCIILSTKEFAKAHGLNYSIELAGWAMTADAYHSVAPRQDTIVHCIDGAIKHAGIAPGDISAVNAHATSTKVGDDVEYLALRKIFQNNIPPVSANKSMIGHAMGASSALESIFAMEGMMRDAILPTINYKPDPSISIDCVPGSVRTLKQKYVLKNAFGFGGANACIIFHRIK, via the coding sequence ATGAAAACACCCGTGCCCGTGGTTTTGGGATACGATGCCGTGTCTCCACTCGGTACTGTCTTTGAGGATCAATGGAACAGGGCTGCAGAGGGACAGAGCGGTATAGGTCCACTGACGCGGTTCCCATTGCGAGAGAATTTTCCGGTGCAGATTGCTGGAGAGGTTGCGGACGTTGATGTTGCACCGTACCCATTCTTAAGACCAAGGGAAATGGTACACTGGAAATCACCAATCTTTAAATACGGCATGCTCGTGGTCCATCGTACCTTAAAGAAGATCAAACTGGACATTACCGGTGAGTTATCACCAAGAATAGCAACCACGTTCAGTACGGCTATCGGGGGACTTGATGCTGTGCTCGATGCGGACAGGACCATGGTGCAATCCGGACAACTGCCCAAGCCGTATGTGAACCCGAATTCCTGCATCAATATGGTCGGAGGCAAGATATCGATCCTTACCAATGCCACAGGCCCTATTCTTACCACGGTCACGGCCTGTGCCACGGGAAGCACCTCGATGATTATCGGGGCCATGTTATTGCAGAGCGGCATGGCTGATGTTGCCATTTGCGGGGCAGTGGATTTCCCTCTTGTGGAAAGCATTGTGGCCGGGTTTGCCACTATGAACGGTGCATACCAGAACAGTGCGGAGTCCGCTCCGGAAACGCCTTCACTGGCCAGCAGGCCGTTTTCCATCAACAGGCGCGGGTTCATCATTTCAGAGGGGGCAGGATGTATAATACTGTCAACAAAGGAGTTTGCAAAGGCGCACGGATTAAACTACTCCATAGAGCTGGCAGGGTGGGCCATGACAGCCGATGCATATCACTCCGTAGCGCCACGGCAGGATACTATCGTACATTGTATCGATGGTGCCATAAAGCATGCAGGCATAGCACCAGGGGATATCAGTGCGGTCAATGCACATGCGACCTCAACCAAGGTAGGCGATGATGTTGAATATCTGGCACTCAGGAAGATCTTTCAGAATAATATTCCTCCGGTCAGTGCCAACAAATCCATGATCGGCCATGCAATGGGTGCATCCAGTGCCCTGGAGAGTATATTTGCCATGGAAGGCATGATGAGGGACGCTATTCTTCCAACGATAAACTATAAGCCTGACCCGTCAATAAGCATTGACTGTGTTCCCGGATCTGTTAGAACGCTGAAACAAAAATATGTTTTAAAGAACGCATTCGGATTCGGTGGAGCCAATGCCTGCATAATATTTCACAGGATTAAATGA
- a CDS encoding beta-ketoacyl-[acyl-carrier-protein] synthase family protein: protein MKSPKNRRVFVVGYAVATPLGKTMEETWNRAVKGETGFRRVTRCTVDTSANIVGEIPDWNPAGLDFSSEKEAKEWNAMYVILTMSVCKDALTNAGLEMVDGVKERTACMIGSAINGHDAYRKAMINLQEKGPNSVSNYLLPNLCANLPSGKASMLLGFTGPIFSPQAACASGNYAIGIGARMIRDGDSDFVLAGGVDTPIMPEILHGFANMNAVIKVTEKDRAWNDPGQASRPFSIDRQGFVLSEGAGVVVLAAEEMMSIYGLKPRAEVIGVGWTSDAYHFTRPNGPTVVRAMQEAIDDAGMSPADIQYINTHGTSTPKGDLNEINCIREVFGKALEHTPISSNKSQIGHTLGAAAAIEGALTIEGMHQGIILPTMNHIPDPGFQDVDVVPNEARKQKVEIAMSNAFGFGGTNCCIVFMGCK from the coding sequence ATGAAATCACCTAAAAATAGACGGGTTTTTGTAGTAGGATATGCAGTTGCAACCCCATTAGGAAAAACCATGGAAGAAACATGGAATAGAGCTGTAAAAGGGGAAACCGGGTTCCGCCGCGTTACAAGGTGCACGGTGGATACGTCTGCCAATATTGTTGGAGAAATTCCCGATTGGAACCCTGCTGGTCTGGATTTTTCTAGTGAGAAAGAAGCCAAGGAATGGAACGCAATGTACGTGATCCTTACTATGTCGGTATGCAAAGATGCATTGACAAACGCAGGACTTGAGATGGTCGACGGTGTAAAAGAAAGGACCGCCTGTATGATCGGTTCCGCGATAAACGGACATGATGCCTATAGGAAAGCAATGATCAATTTGCAGGAGAAGGGTCCCAACAGCGTCAGCAACTACCTTCTCCCGAACCTTTGCGCCAACCTGCCTTCAGGAAAGGCAAGCATGCTTTTAGGCTTCACGGGCCCGATCTTCTCTCCGCAGGCGGCATGTGCTTCAGGAAATTACGCCATCGGGATCGGCGCCAGGATGATACGGGACGGAGACAGTGATTTTGTTCTCGCCGGCGGGGTAGATACCCCGATTATGCCTGAGATCCTTCACGGATTTGCCAACATGAATGCGGTAATAAAAGTGACGGAAAAAGACCGTGCATGGAATGATCCCGGACAGGCGTCCAGACCGTTCAGTATCGACCGCCAGGGTTTTGTTCTGTCCGAAGGTGCAGGAGTCGTTGTTCTGGCAGCTGAAGAGATGATGTCCATCTATGGTCTAAAGCCCAGGGCCGAGGTCATCGGCGTAGGCTGGACATCCGATGCCTACCATTTTACAAGGCCGAACGGACCCACGGTTGTCCGGGCAATGCAGGAGGCCATTGATGATGCTGGCATGAGTCCCGCAGATATCCAGTACATAAACACGCACGGCACTTCTACACCCAAGGGTGATTTGAACGAGATAAATTGTATACGGGAGGTGTTCGGCAAAGCGCTTGAGCATACCCCTATTTCATCCAATAAATCCCAGATCGGTCATACCCTGGGAGCTGCGGCTGCAATCGAGGGTGCATTGACAATAGAGGGCATGCACCAAGGGATTATCCTCCCAACCATGAACCACATCCCTGACCCGGGCTTTCAGGATGTCGACGTTGTACCCAATGAGGCACGGAAACAGAAGGTGGAAATTGCCATGTCCAATGCTTTTGGTTTCGGCGGGACAAACTGCTGCATCGTGTTCATGGGGTGTAAATGA